GTAGCCTAACCAATATCCAaacagagattcagtgaaaacaaatcggacattgatttatcaagagcccccatgcttgtctcaaaaCAGAGCGATGGCGCTGTCCCAATCTGAAAACTGCGCACAAACTGAAATTATAATCTAGTTGACCGTAGgcgggtaggctattgcttgaaatgtattacaatgattggatgactttgggcgtttcagtaagcaacaatttgatagtatgccttcaattgcattagcctactttatgcCAATATTTTCATCGTTCAGTGATAGTTATTCCCACAGTAATTCATATTGGATCCATCCAGTTGTGGTTAAGAAAACAGTGCATGCTTAGTGGTGGGTTATGGGAGAAGTGGCAGGACGATGGTTAACTGGCGTTGCCTCGCAACCATCAAGAGTTTAAAGCCTCTTAAATTGTAAAGTCCCCTGTTTAGGGCACCTACATTTTGTTTTATAAATCGATTTGTGCACATGCCTGCAATCGTTACATCATAGCGCAGTAGGAGAGAGTGGTTTCATCACAGTAGCACATTCAGAGATCGATTTATAGCGATTCATCTCAAATAGTttatagataaaaaaaaaaaaaatgtcatagATAGACAAGattaatatgagatgaaaggGAAGTTCCTAATGGGTTCAGGAAGCTAAGATAGAGCTCAGTGAGACCTTCACAGTGATGGGGGCTGATGTTctgatcaaatcacattttatttgtcacatgcaccaaatacaacaggtgtaagaccttacagtgaaatgcttacttacaagcccttaagcaacaatgaagttttaagaaaaatacaacaaaaaaagaaataaaagtaacaaataattaaagagcaccattaaaataacaatagcgaggctatatacagggtgttctGGTACAGATCAagagagacctttagaaaatatgcacattttctctaacactaaacatacaaatCTGTATTTTATagttataaggaaggtgaaatGTTATAATCTGATTATACTATATTTAGGAAGTATATACATAATTTCAAGCGGTATTTATACAGTTCTGTTGAATAGGAAATACGTCAtataaaatatttcatatttttatcatatttgtactgtgtatttGAGCTGTCCTCAAGTGAATACACCTCagcaataaaaaaaattaaattacaAAAAAAGTGAGACTTTCTTGGAGTATGCaacattactagttattgtttatggccctctcGTAATAAATAATTACTTTGGGGaattacatttagttacatttaactGGTTTAAATAGCATAGTGCGTGCCAATGCCGCCTCAGCATTACGGCTAAGTTTCATACTAAGCCGTAGGCAGAAGTTTACCGAAATGATTACTAGATCATTAGGCGGCAATAAAAGTTTTGGCTTTGATACCGGCAATAGCTTTCAGATATATGGAAAAGGCGGAAAAAAGTTGGCAGTATGGGAAAGTTGGCGGAAGAACGTCTTAGTATGAAAGGGATATCAGTTTGAGTGTGGATCCTGCAGTCAGGCTTTCCATTTCCTCTGCTCCCCACTGCTAGGGGCTAGGGGGCAGGCTTTACATCTCTTCTTCATTTGGTAATTAACTGAAGCCAGTGATTCAAGGGCTTAGGAATCTCGTCATAAACCAAGCTGAAACAGAACAGAAAACCCCAAGGACCAGGTTTAAGATGAACTATTTGTACCCCATATAGGCCTAGGCCCATTTTATTTTCCCTCTGTTACACACATACTGAAAGGTTAGGTTATGATAGCCAAAAACACTTGAACTGTAATACTGTATCAGAATATAATCAATATGTATTATATCATATCTTCCTCCATGTTCTGCAGACATAGAACATCTGCAGCAAAGAACATCTGCAGCAAAGAACATCTGACCACCCCAAACGCAGTCTGACCCTgaaccccacccccctcccccccaactcCCATCCCcacttccatctctccctttcgctCACGATGGCTGAGCCTCCAGAACCAGTGCACTTCCAGGGGGACCAAGCATCAGCAGAAGCAGCGGCACTCGGCTCTGAGCCGGGTGAGTCCACAGAGGTGGAGTGTCCCATCTGCTACCACGAGTACAACCAGTGTGGCAAGTGTCCTCGCATGCTGGAATGCCTCCACGTCTTCTGCACCGAGTGCCTCCAGAGAATCCAGCTGTTCCCGTATCCAGCTGAACCCGCGGACCCCCAGAGCCCTCGCAGCACTGCCATTTTCTGCCCCCTCTGCCGCCACCCCACCCTGCTGGAGACCGGCGACCCCCTCACCCTGCCCTGCAACTCCCGCATCCTGGCTCAACTGCCCCCCATGGCTTTCTGCACACCCGTGTCGATGGCTGCCCACTTGGCCACCGTCACCCAGAGGGTGGTCCTCTCCCTGGATACCAGCAGGGACGCCCGCTTCATCATCCTGCCCACAGTGAGCCTAAGGGTGGAGCAGATGCACCCAAGCGATaggccccatggtggaggtgtggGCCTGGTGGGTGAGGTGGAGGTGCTGCAGCACCACAGGAGGACCCTGGCCGTGGTGTTCTGGGTGTTGTTTGTGATGACCTGCGTGGTGGGACTGGTGTTTGGGCCCAGGTTTTTCCGCAACTGAGGGGAGAAGGAACCGGGGGGCCTGTTCCAATACTTTTACATGCTGCCTTCCTTCCTTTTGTCTTTCCTTGTTAGTTCCCCCTTGctcaaggaaggaaggaaggaagggtgtATTGTCAAAATATTTGAATATGGCCTAAGATCTAGACTGAACTACGGGCCTACATCAAACGTAGCCTTGAAACGTCCTGTTAACTTCAATTCAACTGTAAATGACATAtctttaaaatatataaaaggtTGATGCATACAGTCTCATAATCACATGTCTAGTTCCGATTGTTGAGAAAATTATATATAGACAGTTCTGAGTTGTTTGGCTATGCACTGATTTAGAGTTCCCTCTAGTGGTCTAATCTAGGAGCGCCTATTACATTGgggcgccaggtagcctagtggttagagtgttgggccagtcaACAGCTTGCTTGTTTCGAATCCCTGATCCGAATAGGAGATAAATCTGCcgatctgcccttgagcaaggcacttaaccctaattgctccagggttgcgCAATAATGCCTGATCCCTGGccttgaccccactctctgagagtgtctcagggggagtggaATTTCACACCAAGCACTTGTACAGGTTAACCATTAGTAcatgtgtaagtcgctctggataagagcgtctgctaaatgacttaaatgtaaatgtaaatgtgtgaaacaggacaaatataagcaccccctaTTTGACCTTTGATTGTATTGGGTATTTATTAAAATCTTTTCATATGTTTCACATTttgactctctctccctgtgcatgtgtgtgtgtgtaaaatcatTTAGGCTACATAATGAAGATGAATTATGACTAATGTGAATGTGGAAAATGTATTGTGGAATAAAATCTCCGGAATATTTCTACAGGGGGACGAGGGCACGTTTAGCAAAAACGTAAAGGGAGCATACACGACGTCATACGCCGCGTTGGCTTGTAACAGTCGAGAGAAACGGTTTTAGAGTCCCCCTTCCCTCCGTATGTTTTTGGTGGGGGAAAAGTTGTGGGTGGCCGATAGTGTGAAGGTAGGGTGTGCTTGGTTTTTAACCCTTTGGCCGTAGGAGAATGATATATTGTATCTTTGGGAGATAGAAACTAAGGGGATATGCACGTGGTATAAGTATACTTTTTAACTTTTTTGTTAGTTCTGGCCAGTGCAAATGTACTGGCTAGCGTTGTAAGAGCATTTCACCTCACCCCCTTTTCCCGTTAGCCTGTTAGCTTTCTCTTCCATAGTTTTTGTGGGACAGCTGAAAAAGGGTTTAGAGAAATGGCGGAAACCAAAATAATATACCACATCGACGAGGAGGAGACGCCGTATTTGGTGAAGATTCCGATTCCTGCCGAAAATATCACTTTGTTGGATTTTAAACAGGTCTTGAACAAGCCAAACTACAAATTCTTCTTCAAGTCTATGGACCAGGACTTTGGGTGAGTGAGAGCTAACGTTAGTGATTCATGATTGTGCGAGAGTCGGGTTGTGGGTTTCAGGCAAATTATGATAAAGGGGAAAATCAACCAACCCAGAATGAGTTCTATAAGCGCAATAGGAGCCAATGAATGTCTCCAAATGTGCCTTAATGTTACGAACGTTTGTGAGTGACTTTCGCCTATCTAAAGGGATGGGATGTGGGGGATGACTGACTGCGCGCAGAATGCGAACCATTC
The DNA window shown above is from Salvelinus alpinus chromosome 31, SLU_Salpinus.1, whole genome shotgun sequence and carries:
- the LOC139561783 gene encoding E3 ubiquitin-protein ligase RNF186-like — protein: MAEPPEPVHFQGDQASAEAAALGSEPGESTEVECPICYHEYNQCGKCPRMLECLHVFCTECLQRIQLFPYPAEPADPQSPRSTAIFCPLCRHPTLLETGDPLTLPCNSRILAQLPPMAFCTPVSMAAHLATVTQRVVLSLDTSRDARFIILPTVSLRVEQMHPSDRPHGGGVGLVGEVEVLQHHRRTLAVVFWVLFVMTCVVGLVFGPRFFRN